The window GCTTTGCTCGTTTCTCACTGGCAGACACTTCTCCTCTCCCGCCCTGAGCCTGAGGTATTCTTCTCTTTTCTCCTCCTTCTCTCTCCATCCTCTCTTCCAAACTTATTTAATCTGGTTTATCACAATTTAATTTCATTTAATTCAGGGTTTTTTTCTGTGTTAGATTGGATCattttcttacattttttttttgtttctttaattcAGCTTTGCTTGTAGTGGCAAATTTGAATGCCAATTGGATTTCTCCCAATTGATTATGTTTTATTGGGTCGAATTAGATAGAGAAATTATATGGGTTTTTACTGCTTGATTCAGTAgttacaatttttattttattcatgtgcaaaatatataGTAACAGAAGTTCCATTGTTTTATGTCTAATTTCTGTTTGTGGAATTGCCTGAGAGAAGGAAACATATCTCAGTAGAATATAGGATGGCAGTGATGGGTTTGCTTCCAAATAGCTATCTTTGTTGCTTTTGGATTCGGGTTTATTTACATTCCGTTTTTTCTTTATCTATTTTGTAATTCTTTGCCTTTGTTGTTTACAACCTTCCTATTGTCAGTAGCAGCAGTTAAGAAGGCAAATGCATCGTGTTTGGCGTTAGGCAATTGCTGCAATTTGGTTTGTCACCTAGCTTAGCTATCCTGGGGTTATCTTATCAAGTTATACAAACTAGTTGCATTGTCAGGAAACTATCATGTTATGCCTTCCATAATATATAGCTAGAACACTAAAGATATTGGGACATCCAGTACCATGGCGCTGCTGCTGGTCTCAGTGAATCCATCTACTACTAGTTCCTGTGCTTGCAGTTTCCATGCATCTCAATCTagctactttttttttcaaccgTATCAAACGGTTCAAGCCCATTATTCCAAAAGTTGCAGATCTCTCAGGTTCAGAGTTTCGTGTAAGACTGGCCAAATTGACACGCAGGAGCAACCCCAAAGAACCAAAGTAGCTTTTGAGCCcacaaagaagaagaggaagcccAAGCCAAGCTTCTTTGAGCAAATACAGGACAAATGGTCTATGAAAGTCAATTCCCCAAGAGAAAATTTTCCATGGCAAAAACAAAATGTAGtattggaagaagaagaagaggaggaggaggaagaggaaggtcAGAAATCTTCTGGAGTTTCTGCGTCTGAACCAGTGAAACAGACAGTGAGTTTTTCTTTGCCAAACCGTGGAGTTTATGCTCCTTGGTCTCATGGAAACAAACCCATTAAGCCCCAGGTTGATTATGAGTCTGCAACCTCACAACACAGTGTTGCACAAGGGAAAAATCTTGGTGGGTTTGTTAGGCACTCTGAGATTGATACTACAAGTGGTGGTGttgaaaaagagaaaagacTTGAGCAACGGTTTGATAGTAATAAGAAACTGGGGAGAGAAAGTGTTGGGGCAAATGGTGGAATTTCAAATGGGGTTTcaaaaaaagaggagaaaatGATTTCAAATGGCTCAAATGGTGTTTCTTTCAATGAAACTCTATCTGTGGATGGTGGAAACGATGAAAAGATTGAAAAAGAGAAGAGCATTAAGCAACGATTTGATGGTACAAGGAAGCTGGAGAGTAAAAGTATGGGGGAAAATGGTGGAACTTCAATTGGGGTTTCGAAAAAAGAGGATAAAATGATTTCAAAAGGCTTAAATGGCGTTTCTTTTGATGAGACTGTATCTGGAGATGGTGCTAAAAATGAAAAGGTTGAAAATTTTGTGCATATTCATAGTGGTTCTTGTGATTCTATCCGGTTGCCTtgggagagagaaagtgagttGGATTCTGAGGAAGGTGATAAGGCAAGGAAAAGGAGGAGCAACACAGATTTGGCGGAGCGAATGCTTCCGGATCATGAGTTGAAGAGGCTGAGAAATGTTTCTTTGAGGATGTTGGAGAGGATAAAAGTCGGAGTTTCTGGCATCACACAGGCATTGGTGGATACTATACATGAGAAGTGGAAGGTCGATGAAGTGGTCAAGTTGAAGTTTGAAGAGCCGTTTTCCCTTAACATGAAAAGGACCCATGAGATATTAGAGGTTGGTGTTGGTACATTGTTTACTTTCTTTGTTATCCCTTTCCAATATATCTATGGAGTTATTGAATCATTCTTTAGCTGTTTGATGATTAATGTCTGCTCAACTATTTTAAATTGGAGATTGATTCATGTATCATGTTGATCATAGCAGgctcttctctctttttataTTGTTTAGTTGTTTGCAAGAATTGGTTACCGCTAGCACCTTATTTAGTTGATCATTTGTTCTCTGCCAGAGTAAAACCGGAGGTTTGGTTATATGGAGATCAGGCAGTTCGGTAGTGCTTTACAGGGGAATGACGTATAACATTCCTTGTGTACAATCATATGCTAAACAGAGTCAGACTAATTCACAAATGCTCCACCACACAGAAGATGCTACAAGGGATGGGATGCACAAAGTAGGAATGAAGGATGTGTCTAGGACTTCAGATTTTCCAAGTCTTGAGTCTGCAGAGTATTTGAAGGATTTATCTCAATGCGAACTCATGGACTTGAGTGTCCTAAACCATTTGTTAGATGAGTTGGGTCCACGATTTAAGGATTGGATAGGCCGTGAGCCTTTGCCTGTTGATGCTGACTTGCTTCCTCCCGTGATTCCTGGATATAAAACTCCTTTCAGACTTCTCCCTTATGGGGTAAGACCTGGTCTAAGAAACAAGGACATGACAAAATTCCGTAGGCTTGCTAGAACTGTACCTCCACACTTTGCTTTAGGTATGTAACACTTATTGCTTATGATTGTATTAGATAACCAAATCTTTTTTCTTGATATTTTTCGTGTATGATTAATTGTTGTAGGAAGGAATAGAGAATTACAAGGTCTGGCTAATGCAATGGTGAAGCTTTGGGAGAAGAGTGCTATTGCAAAGATAGCCATCAAACGTGGAGTACAGAATACTTGTAATGAGAGGATGGCGGAAGAACTTAAGGTGAGACATAATGACCATTGTATGCCACATTATCCTATCTATTTCTGACGACTGTTGCATGTTATATATGTAGAGGTTAACAGGGGGTACACTTCTCTCTAGAAACAAAGATTTCATCGTCTTTTACAGGGGTAATGACTACTTGCCGTCTGTTGTCACTGGGGTTTTAAAAGAGAGGAGAAAATTAAGAGATCTCCAACAAGATGAGGAAGAACAAGCACGACAGATGGCCTCAGACTTTGTTGAGTCAAAACCTGAAGCTTCTAAAGGCCAATTGGTTGCTGGAACCCTTGCTGAAACCTTGGCAGCAACCACTCGCTGGAGAAACCAACTGACCATTGATAAAGTCGAAAAAATGACGAGAGATTCAACTTTGGCTAGACATGCATCTTTAGTCAGACACCTCGAGAAGAAGTTGGCTCTTGTAAGTCCAAAATGCAATATGTCCAAGTATTTTATGTACCCCACAAGTCTAGGATGCGAGAACAAGTGTCATTTAGGAATTTCAATATTGCGACTTATTTCTAACCCTGGATGATTCTAGGCAAAAGGAAAGCTCAGAAAGGCTGAGAAGGCTTTAGCAAGAGTGCAGGAAAGTTTGGAACCATCAGATCTCCCAGATGATTTGGAAACCTTAACTGATGAGGATAGGTTCTTGTTTCGTAAGATTGGTCTCAGTATGAAACCCTTTCTGCTTCTAGGTAAGAACTACTACCTCTTTGGATTAAATGAACTTTTTGGGGGGAATCAAATGCTTGAGTGATTTATATTTCAGGGAGGCGAGGGGTTTACTCTGGTACCATAGAGAATATGCACTTGCACTGGAAGCATAGAGAGTTGGTGAAGATAATTGTTAGGGGACAAAGTTTTGAGCAAGTCAAGCATGTTGCAATTTCTTTGGAAGCGGAGAGTGGTGGGGTGCTAGTGTCTCTAGATAAAACTACCAAAGGCTATGCAGTGATTGTTTATCGTGGGAAGAACTATGAATGCCCTCTTCCATTAAGGCCTAGGAATTTATTGACAAGAAGACAGGCATTGGCTCGGTCAATTGAACTACAGAGACGCGAGGTAACATATAAACCAATCGTGTTTGTTATTCTTCAAAAATGATGGCTATTACATCAGTTCTAATATATTTCCCATCTTTCCCAGGCATTGAAGCATCATATCTCAGACTTACTGGAGAGAGTTGAGCTCTTGAAGTCCGAACTAGTATGATATCCTTTGCATTGTAGTAGTTTTGACGCAGGTAATGTAGTTTGCGTttccataatatatatattcttcTGGCGTTAATTTCAGAAGGACACAGGAAAGGGGAAAATGGTTGATGGCGGAAGAACCTTGCCTTCAACAGTAGATGATTATTCTATCCCCAGTGATGACAGTGACGAGGTAACTGACCCATTTATCTCACTCTCAGTTAGTACAACGTGCCGCTTTTGTCAAAATGGCACTTTTGGTTTCCGATAACTGAGATGTTTCCCTATTTTCTTGAACCAGGAGGTAGGGGAGGAGGCATATCTTGAAGTATATGATTGTGGCAATGTGGATGACGATAACGAAAATGAGACTGTTGATCAGTTTAGTAGTTAGTCCGCAAGCTGATTGTTACTTCAGAGTTGAAGATAGGTTATGTCGGAAAAGGAGATGTATAGTTTCTTATTGctgagtgaatgaatgagtcGGCACAAAGGAATGGTTTTTGATACTCAGAAGTCAGAACTCCAAAAACCTAACTGCAGAAATCTAAGTATTTATCTTCTGGCAATGAGGTAGACCGGCTGCTATGTTGGGAAAACTTTGGAGGGTACGACAGGATCTGAATGTCGGTCAGGTTAAACCGTAAACCTCCTATATACCAGTAAATGCAAGATAATGAAGCTGTTCAAACCAGTTCAGCAAATTCAGCGAGCTGATTGATACTTCAGAGGTGAAGATTGCAGATGTCCAGAAAGATGTAAATAGCTCCGATCAGCATCATTTAAGTAATAGTTGTAGTTTTAACGGCGTATGAATGTGTAATGAGGCCATCCGTATGGCAACATCCGGTTACATTCAATCATGTTCTTGCATACATCGTCGTCATTAAATGCTTCACAATTCAAGTTTTAAAACCCATTTGAGACCAACTAGCTATTCATCTagcaatatttttcttt of the Pyrus communis chromosome 1, drPyrComm1.1, whole genome shotgun sequence genome contains:
- the LOC137741408 gene encoding CRM-domain containing factor CFM3, chloroplastic/mitochondrial-like isoform X2, whose product is MALLLVSVNPSTTSSCACSFHASQSSYFFFQPYQTVQAHYSKSCRSLRFRVSCKTGQIDTQEQPQRTKVAFEPTKKKRKPKPSFFEQIQDKWSMKVNSPRENFPWQKQNVVLEEEEEEEEEEEGQKSSGVSASEPVKQTVSFSLPNRGVYAPWSHGNKPIKPQVDYESATSQHSVAQGKNLGGFVRHSEIDTTSGGVEKEKRLEQRFDSNKKLGRESVGANGGISNGVSKKEEKMISNGSNGVSFNETLSVDGGNDEKIEKEKSIKQRFDGTRKLESKSMGENGGTSIGVSKKEDKMISKGLNGVSFDETVSGDGAKNEKVENFVHIHSGSCDSIRLPWERESELDSEEGDKARKRRSNTDLAERMLPDHELKRLRNVSLRMLERIKVGVSGITQALVDTIHEKWKVDEVVKLKFEEPFSLNMKRTHEILESKTGGLVIWRSGSSVVLYRGMTYNIPCVQSYAKQSQTNSQMLHHTEDATRDGMHKVGMKDVSRTSDFPSLESAEYLKDLSQCELMDLSVLNHLLDELGPRFKDWIGREPLPVDADLLPPVIPGYKTPFRLLPYGVRPGLRNKDMTKFRRLARTVPPHFALGRNRELQGLANAMVKLWEKSAIAKIAIKRGVQNTCNERMAEELKRLTGGTLLSRNKDFIVFYRGNDYLPSVVTGVLKERRKLRDLQQDEEEQARQMASDFVESKPEASKGQLVAGTLAETLAATTRWRNQLTIDKVEKMTRDSTLARHASLVRHLEKKLALAKGKLRKAEKALARVQESLEPSDLPDDLETLTDEDRFLFRKIGLSMKPFLLLGRRGVYSGTIENMHLHWKHRELVKIIVRGQSFEQVKHVAISLEAESGGVLVSLDKTTKGYAVIVYRGKNYECPLPLRPRNLLTRRQALARSIELQRREALKHHISDLLERVELLKSELDTGKGKMVDGGRTLPSTVDDYSIPSDDSDEEVGEEAYLEVYDCGNVDDDNENETVDQFSS
- the LOC137741408 gene encoding CRM-domain containing factor CFM3, chloroplastic/mitochondrial-like isoform X1; translation: MALLLVSVNPSTTSSCACSFHASQSSYFFFQPYQTVQAHYSKSCRSLRFRVSCKTGQIDTQEQPQRTKVAFEPTKKKRKPKPSFFEQIQDKWSMKVNSPRENFPWQKQNVVLEEEEEEEEEEEGQKSSGVSASEPVKQTVSFSLPNRGVYAPWSHGNKPIKPQVDYESATSQHSVAQGKNLGGFVRHSEIDTTSGGVEKEKRLEQRFDSNKKLGRESVGANGGISNGVSKKEEKMISNGSNGVSFNETLSVDGGNDEKIEKEKSIKQRFDGTRKLESKSMGENGGTSIGVSKKEDKMISKGLNGVSFDETVSGDGAKNEKVENFVHIHSGSCDSIRLPWERESELDSEEGDKARKRRSNTDLAERMLPDHELKRLRNVSLRMLERIKVGVSGITQALVDTIHEKWKVDEVVKLKFEEPFSLNMKRTHEILESKTGGLVIWRSGSSVVLYRGMTYNIPCVQSYAKQSQTNSQMLHHTEDATRDGMHKVGMKDVSRTSDFPSLESAEYLKDLSQCELMDLSVLNHLLDELGPRFKDWIGREPLPVDADLLPPVIPGYKTPFRLLPYGVRPGLRNKDMTKFRRLARTVPPHFALGRNRELQGLANAMVKLWEKSAIAKIAIKRGVQNTCNERMAEELKRLTGGTLLSRNKDFIVFYRGNDYLPSVVTGVLKERRKLRDLQQDEEEQARQMASDFVESKPEASKGQLVAGTLAETLAATTRWRNQLTIDKVEKMTRDSTLARHASLVRHLEKKLALAKGKLRKAEKALARVQESLEPSDLPDDLETLTDEDRFLFRKIGLSMKPFLLLGRRGVYSGTIENMHLHWKHRELVKIIVRGQSFEQVKHVAISLEAESGGVLVSLDKTTKGYAVIVYRGKNYECPLPLRPRNLLTRRQALARSIELQRREALKHHISDLLERVELLKSELKDTGKGKMVDGGRTLPSTVDDYSIPSDDSDEEVGEEAYLEVYDCGNVDDDNENETVDQFSS